The DNA region CCTCGACGGCGCGGCGTACCACTCCCTTGTCGGTTTGCTCCAGCGCTTCGAGCAGCGGCCCCATGCGCTGGTCCAGTGTCGTATCCCCCATACAGCGGTACTATTGCAGTGTCTGGCTAGTGTGCGGGATGGACGCGGCGTCTTAACGCGCTTCGGATTGACCGATCACGTCGCGCAGGCGGCCCGGGAAGTCCGTGATGATGCCGTCGACCCCCAGGGCCAGGAGCTCGCTCATCTCATCGGCGTCGTTGACGGTCCAGACGTGCACCTCGACGCCCAGGGCATGGGCGGCGGCCAGGGACGCGGACGTGACGAGATCGATGCCCTGGTGGCGGCGCGGTATCTGGAGCGCCCGGCCGGGAACTTCGGACGGCGGCGCCTGCCCCGACCACAGCGCGGTCATGAGGGAGCGGATCTCGCCGGTGGAGAAGCCCGTGGCGACGGGCAGGCCGCGCGCCCGGATCACCGCGCGGGCGGAGCGCATGGTGGCGTCATCCTCCGCCGCCACCAGCACCTGGGGCGCCCTGCCGAACTCCTCGACGAGATCGAACAGCGTCTCCATGGCCGGCCCCGGCAATTCCTTGATCTCCACCGTGGCCCTGACGAGAGGGAACTCCGCGAAGAACTCCCGCAGGGTGGGGATGCGAATGCCCTGCCCGCGGAAGGGATGCGTCGAGCCGCCGTCGGCCGTGAAGCGGTAGCCGGCGTCGAGCCGCTTGATCTCCTCCAGGTTCATCTCCCGCACCGCGCCGCTGCCGTCGGTGGTGCGCTCGACGGTCGCGTCGTGGATGATCACGACCTCGCCGTCGCGGGTCGCGTGGACGTCCATCTCGAGAAAGGTGGCCGCCTCCTCCAGGGCCCGGCGAAAAGACACCAAGGTGTTTTCCGGCTGGGTGCCGGCGGCGCCGCGATGGCCGGCGATGCGCGGCGGGGAACCGGAGAAGAATGCGTGCGGCGAGGGATCGGTCATGGTTCGGGCGTCTTGTGGAACGGATGGACCGTGGACCGTTCCTTGAATTTTCGCCTTGTGGAATCTATGATTCCTGGATTCGTTGTCGTCGCGGCCGCGGGCCGCCGGAACCATCGACATTGATAACCGCGGCGACCCTTCCGGGTCAAACAAGCAACCCGCGGGGGACTGGTGATCCGCCGGACGGGGAACGCCGCAAACCACGGAACCTACCACGCAAAGGACCTAGATGGCTGTAGAGGACAGGCTTCTCCGACTGAAGGAACTGGACCGCCGGGCGGAGCTCGGCGGCGGCGAGGTGCGCATTCGCCGGCAACACAATGAAGGCAAGCTGCTGGCGCGGGAACGCATCGAGATCCTGCTGGACCAGGGCAGCTTCGTGGAGCTGGACCGGCTGCGCACCCACGACTGCACCGACTTCGACATGCAGGACCAGAAGATCCCGGGTGACGCCGTGGTCACCGGATCGGGCGCCATCGACGGCCGCAACGTCTTCGTCTACGCCCAGGACTTCACCGTGTTCGGCGGCAGCCTGAGCGGGGTGGTGGCGGACAAGATCTGCAAGGTCCAGGAAATGGCCATGAAGAACGGCGCGCCGATCGTGGGCATCAACGACTCCGGCGGCGCGCGCATCCAGGAAGGGGTCGTCAGCCTCGACGGCTATGCGAGGATCTTCGCCAACAACGTCACGGCCTCGGGCGTGGTGCCGCAGATCTCAGCCATCATGGGGCCGTGCGCCGGCGGCGCGGTCTACTCGCCGGCCATCACCGACTTCATCTTCATGACCAAGGACACGGGCTACATGTTCATCACCGGCCCGGACGTCATCAAGACCGTGACCCACGAGGAGATCACCAAGGAAGAACTGGGCGGCGCCGAGACCCACACGCGCAAGAGCGGCGTGGCGCACTTCTCGGCGGACAACGACAAGGACTGCCTGCTCATGATGCGCGAGCTCATGAGCTTCCTGCCCAGCAACAACCTGGAGGAGCCGCCGTTCCGCCCCACCGAGGACGATCCCTACCGGCGCGACCAGCGCCTGCAGCACGTGGTCCCGGAGAACCCCAACCTGCCCTACGACATGAAGGACCTCATCGGCGCGGTGGTGGACGAGGGTTACTTCTACGAGGTGCACAAGGAGTTCGCTCCCAACATCGTGGTGGCGTTCGCGCGTCTGGGCGGACGGACGGTGGGCATCGTCGGCAACCAGCCGGCCCACCTGGCGGGCTGCCTGGACATCAACGCGTCGGTGAAGGCGGCCCGCTTCGTGCGCTTCTGCGACTGCTTCAACATCCCGGTGATCACCTTCGTGGACGTGCCCGGGTTCCTGCCCGGCACCGGCCAGGAATACGACGGCATCATCCGCCACGGCGCCAAGCTGCTGTTCGCCTACGCCGAGGCCACCGTGCCCAAGATCACCATCATCACCCGCAAGGCCTACGGCGGCGGCTACATCGTCATGGCCAGCAAGTTCCTGCGCGGCGACATCAACCTGGCCTACCCGGCCTCGGAGATTGCGGTGATGGGCCCCGAGGGCGCCATCAACATCGTCTTCCGCGACCAGCTCAAGGACGCGAAGGACGAGAAGAAGACCCGGCAGAAGCTGGTCGACGACTACCGGCGGCTCTTCGCCAACCCGTTCCGCTCCGCCGAGCTGGGCAACCTCGACGCCATCATCCTGCCCGAGGACACCCGCCCCACGCTGATCCGCACGCTGGAGATGCTCAAGAACAAGCGCGAGACCAATCTCCCCCGGAAACACGGCAACGTGCCGCTCTAGGGGCCCGGCGGAAGCGTCCGAACATGTTCAAACGAATCCTGGTGGCCAACCGCGGCGAGATCGCCGTCCGCATCATCCGGGCGTGCCGCGAGCTGGATATCGAGAGCGTGGCGGTCTACTCCGAGGCGGACCGCGACGCGCTCCACGTCAAGTACGCCGACTTCTCCTATCCGGTGGGTCCGGCGCCGTCGGCCGAGAGCTACCTGCGCATCGACCGCATCATCGACGCGGCCAGGAAGAGCCGCGCCGAAGCGATCCACCCGGGCTACGGCTTTCTCGCGGAAAACCCCGCGTTCTCGCGCGCCTGCGACGAAGCCGGCATCGTCTTCCTGGGGCCGGCCCCGGACGTCATCAAGCAGATGGGCGACAAGGTCCACGCCCGCGCCCTCATGAAGAAGGCCGGCCTGCCGGTGATCCCGGGCTCGGACGACATCCTCAGCTCCGAGGAGGAGGTGCTGGAGACCGCCGAGGCCATCGGCTACCCGTGCGTGCTCAAGGCCGTGGCCGGGGGCGGCGGCAAGGGGTTGCGGCTGGTGGAATCGAGCGACGAAGTGCGCTCGGCCTTCCGGGCGGTGCGCTCCGAGGCCGCGTCTTCCTTCGGCGACTCCCGGCTCTACGTGGAGAAGTACCTGGAACGCTGCCGCCACATCGAGGTGCAGCTCCTGGCCGACATCTACGGCAAGGTGCTGCACCTGTTCACCCGCGAATGCTCCATCCAGCGGCGCCACCAGAAGATCATCGAGGAGTGTCCCGCTCCAAGCATCGACGTGCGCATGCAGAAGGCCATGGGCAAGACCGCGGCCCAGGGCGCCAAGGCGCTCAAGTACACCGGGGCCGGCACCATGGAGTTCCTGGTGGACCGCCAGAAGAACTTCTACTTCCTGGAGATGAACACCCGCCTGCAGGTGGAGCACGCCATCACCGAGCGGGTCATGGGCATCGACCTGGTGAAGGCGCAGATCAACGTGGCCGCGGGCATGCCGCTGCCCTGGTCCCAGCGCCAGATCCAGGGCGCGGGCCACGCCATCGAGTGCCGCATCTACGCCGAGGACCCCGAGACCGACTTCATGCCCTGCCCGGGCAAGATCGAGGGGCTGCGCCTGCCCGAGGGCTTCGGCATCCGCAACGACTGCGGCGTGTACGAGGGCGCCGAGATCCCCATCTACTACGACCCCATGATCGCCAAGCTCATCGTCTGGGGCGAGGACCGCGCCGAGGCCATCCGGCGCCTCAAGCGCGCCTTGCGCGAGTACCAGGTCCGGGGCGTCAAGACCAACATCCCGTTCCATCAATGGATGCTGCGCCATCCGCAGTTCATCGAAGGCGACTTCCATACCGGGTTCGTGGACGAGCAGCGCGGATTCATGCCGCGGGAGGAAGTCTACCCGGACCGCCACGTGGCGCTGGCATCCGCGGCCATCGTGGCGCTCCACCGGGAGCAGGAACGGGCGCTCCAGATGGTGGAGAAGGGTGCGTCCGAGCAGTCCGGGTGGCGCGACGTGGGGCGCCGGGAGGCGCTGCGGCTCAAGCCCGACGCGTCCGCCCCGGGACGCGGGTGGTAGGGCCATGGCGTTCATCGCAAAGCTCGGCGGCCAGACCTCGGTGGTGCGCATCACCGAGACCGAAAAGTCCATCTACAAGGTGGTGGTGGACGGAAACGAGTTCACGGTGGACGGGCGGCGCACCGGCCGCAACAACTACTCGCTGCTGATCGACAACCGCTCCTTCGAGGTGGACGTGGACGTGGACGCCATGGAGGACGAGTACCGCGTGCTCCTCGACGGCCGCACCTACCACATCAGCATGTCCGACGAACGCCAGGTGCGGGTCGGCGGGCGGCAGTCCGGCATCGAGGTGTCCGGCCGCCAGGAGGTCAAGATTCCCATGCCCGGCAAGGTCGTCACCGTGCTCGTGAACGAGGGCGACACCGTGGACAAGGGACAGGGCCTGGTGATCGTCGAAGCCATGAAGATGGAAAACGAGGTGCGCGCCCCCAGCCCGGGAAAGGTCACGGAGATCCGCGTCAAGACCGACGAGGCGGTGGAAGCCGGGCAGGTGCTGGTGATCGTGGAGTGAACGCCCCCGCCAAGAACTCCGCTCGCCCTGAGCCCTTCGACAAGCTCAGGACAGGCCTTGCGAAGCGAAGTCGAAGGGCGCCTATTCTTCGTCCCCGTCGTCCCCTTCCGACATCCCCTCCTCCTTCCGCCTCATGAAATAAACCAGCACGATGGTGAGCCCGTAGAGCGCGGTCAGCGGCAGCGCCAGCAGGATCTGCGAGACCACGTCGGGCGGCGTGAGCACGGCGCCCAGCACGACGATGCCGAGCAGGGCGTAGGGGAAATGCCGCATCATCATGCGGTGGTCGATGAGCCCCACCCGCGCCAGGAACACCCCCACCACCGGCAACTCGAACACGACCCCGAAGGCCAGCATGAGCTTGGCCGAGAATCCCAGGTACTCGCTCACGCGAATGGCCGGACGGATGTCCAGTTGCGCGTACTGTTCCAGGAAAAAGCGGTAGCCCACGTCGAAGATGACGATGTAGCAGAAGCCGGCCCCCAGCAGGAAAAACAGCGTGCCGTAGACCACGAAGGCCCTGGCGTAGCGTTTCTCCTTGCTGTAGAGGCCCGGCGCCACGAATTGCCAG from Deltaproteobacteria bacterium includes:
- the tatC gene encoding twin-arginine translocase subunit TatC: MNADEGAGAEESVGAEEKERLSDDASMPLTAHLEELRSRLIRSAVAVFVAFLACYAVAGWLIAFMTAPLLRLEAAGLTVIGTGVAEAFFAKLKVAFVAAVFVALPVLLWHAWQFVAPGLYSKEKRYARAFVVYGTLFFLLGAGFCYIVIFDVGYRFFLEQYAQLDIRPAIRVSEYLGFSAKLMLAFGVVFELPVVGVFLARVGLIDHRMMMRHFPYALLGIVVLGAVLTPPDVVSQILLALPLTALYGLTIVLVYFMRRKEEGMSEGDDGDEE
- the accC gene encoding acetyl-CoA carboxylase biotin carboxylase subunit; this encodes MFKRILVANRGEIAVRIIRACRELDIESVAVYSEADRDALHVKYADFSYPVGPAPSAESYLRIDRIIDAARKSRAEAIHPGYGFLAENPAFSRACDEAGIVFLGPAPDVIKQMGDKVHARALMKKAGLPVIPGSDDILSSEEEVLETAEAIGYPCVLKAVAGGGGKGLRLVESSDEVRSAFRAVRSEAASSFGDSRLYVEKYLERCRHIEVQLLADIYGKVLHLFTRECSIQRRHQKIIEECPAPSIDVRMQKAMGKTAAQGAKALKYTGAGTMEFLVDRQKNFYFLEMNTRLQVEHAITERVMGIDLVKAQINVAAGMPLPWSQRQIQGAGHAIECRIYAEDPETDFMPCPGKIEGLRLPEGFGIRNDCGVYEGAEIPIYYDPMIAKLIVWGEDRAEAIRRLKRALREYQVRGVKTNIPFHQWMLRHPQFIEGDFHTGFVDEQRGFMPREEVYPDRHVALASAAIVALHREQERALQMVEKGASEQSGWRDVGRREALRLKPDASAPGRGW
- a CDS encoding acyl-CoA carboxylase subunit beta; the protein is MAVEDRLLRLKELDRRAELGGGEVRIRRQHNEGKLLARERIEILLDQGSFVELDRLRTHDCTDFDMQDQKIPGDAVVTGSGAIDGRNVFVYAQDFTVFGGSLSGVVADKICKVQEMAMKNGAPIVGINDSGGARIQEGVVSLDGYARIFANNVTASGVVPQISAIMGPCAGGAVYSPAITDFIFMTKDTGYMFITGPDVIKTVTHEEITKEELGGAETHTRKSGVAHFSADNDKDCLLMMRELMSFLPSNNLEEPPFRPTEDDPYRRDQRLQHVVPENPNLPYDMKDLIGAVVDEGYFYEVHKEFAPNIVVAFARLGGRTVGIVGNQPAHLAGCLDINASVKAARFVRFCDCFNIPVITFVDVPGFLPGTGQEYDGIIRHGAKLLFAYAEATVPKITIITRKAYGGGYIVMASKFLRGDINLAYPASEIAVMGPEGAINIVFRDQLKDAKDEKKTRQKLVDDYRRLFANPFRSAELGNLDAIILPEDTRPTLIRTLEMLKNKRETNLPRKHGNVPL
- a CDS encoding biotin/lipoyl-binding protein, which gives rise to MAFIAKLGGQTSVVRITETEKSIYKVVVDGNEFTVDGRRTGRNNYSLLIDNRSFEVDVDVDAMEDEYRVLLDGRTYHISMSDERQVRVGGRQSGIEVSGRQEVKIPMPGKVVTVLVNEGDTVDKGQGLVIVEAMKMENEVRAPSPGKVTEIRVKTDEAVEAGQVLVIVE
- a CDS encoding glycerophosphodiester phosphodiesterase, whose product is MTDPSPHAFFSGSPPRIAGHRGAAGTQPENTLVSFRRALEEAATFLEMDVHATRDGEVVIIHDATVERTTDGSGAVREMNLEEIKRLDAGYRFTADGGSTHPFRGQGIRIPTLREFFAEFPLVRATVEIKELPGPAMETLFDLVEEFGRAPQVLVAAEDDATMRSARAVIRARGLPVATGFSTGEIRSLMTALWSGQAPPSEVPGRALQIPRRHQGIDLVTSASLAAAHALGVEVHVWTVNDADEMSELLALGVDGIITDFPGRLRDVIGQSEAR